The sequence below is a genomic window from Rudanella lutea DSM 19387.
GGGGCGACCTTACCGTGAACCGAATGGGGTACGGCGCCATGCGTATTACCGGCGACGGAATCTGGGGACCTCCCCGCGACCACGACGAGGCTATCCGGGTGCTGAAACGCTGCCTGGATCTGGGCATCAATTTTATCGACACGGCCGACTCGTACGGCCCCTATGTTTCCGAGGAGCTTATTGCCGAAGCCCTGCACCCCTATGCCGACGATCTGGTGATTGGCACCAAAGGGGCGTTGCTGCGGACCGGCCCCAATCAGTGGCCGGTAGACGGAAGCCGCAAACACCTCGAAGAAGCCCTCAACGGGAGTTTGAAGCGTCTGAAACTGGAGCAGATTGACTTGTACCAGCTGCATCGCTTCGACGACAAGGTGCCCTCAGAAGAGTACCTCGGTTTTCTGAAAGAGGCTCAACAACAGGGAAAAATCAAGCACATTGGCCTCTCGGAGGTAACGGTCGATCAGATCAAAGAAGCCCAGCAATATTTTGAGGTCGTCTCGGTGCAGAACATGTACAGTTTCGGGCAGCAGAAATGGAACTCGACCCTGAAGTACTGCGAAGAAAACAACATTGCCTTTATTCCGTGGTATCCGCTGGGTGGTGGCAACCTAGGTGCCGAAGCCGCCGTGAAGCGCGTGGCCGAGCGGCATGGTGCTACCGAGTACCAGATTGCCCTGGCCTGGTTGCTGGCCGCATCCCCGGTGATGCTGCTGATTCCGGGCACCTCATCGGTAAAGCACCTTGAAGAGAACACGGCTGCTGCCCAGATCAAGCTGACCGATGAAGACTTTCAGGATATGCCGCTGCCGCACTAAGGGCTCAGGCAGTATAAAACGAAAAAGGCAACCCGGCTCGTCTGGGTTGCCTTTTTCGTAGGGAACAAACAAAAACAGGCCACCCCGGGGTGGCCTGCCATACCCATACTCACTGCGGGAAAGCATGGGGCAAAAGGTTAGGATTCAGGGGTCAGGTGACCCTCCAACCAACCCGCTATGGTGCTGGATGATTGTAGGGGTGCCGTGCCCTGAATGACACTGACGTATCATCGGAACCGATGGGTTGTCGTGATTTCTTTGGGCTATACATAAAGCGCCCGGCTTAAAGGCGTGAGCAACTTTAGAATGGTTGAGAGCTTACTTACGCAGGGCTTTGATTTTGTCCAAAGCGGCCCGTAGTTCGCTAAGCTGGTTTTGAAGCTGCTCTTTGATGTACGCGGGCAGGTGGTCGTCTTCAATGGCATCTTCGTAAGCTTCAACAGCGGCACTTTCGCCAAACTCTACAGAGCTCAGAACGGTGTCGCGGTCTTTACCTGTCAATGCCGATTTGATGTCGATCCAGGCCCGGTGAATCTTGCTGCTCACATCGGTCGAGGTAGCATCCGAAACAGCGGTACCATCAATCCGAACAATATGATCGGCCAGTTGGCTGCGGAAGTTTTGGCTTTGCACAATCATGTGCCGAAACAGCGAGTCGAGTTGCGAGTCTTCGTTGTCCTCAACGGCTTTTTCGTATCCCTGAATCCGGTCGTTGTTGATTTTTACCAGATCGTTGAGCGACTCAACGATTTCTTCGTCCTTAATCATAACGTTTTGTATTTATGAGGGTTGGTAGTAGTTAACCTTATCAATAAACGGGCTGTATGGGCGATTGTTTGGGCCGTTCGGTAAGTCGCCAGGGTATCTGGTAAACCCTTTTTGTGCTATCCTGGAAACAAAAAGGTCACAGCTACGAAAGCTGCGACCTGTATTCTACATGCAAAACGGGTAAACCAGGACCTATACCTTTGGCTCCTGCCGCCGGGGCTGGCCAAACCGCCGGTTGCGATTCCGGTTTCGGTTGCCACCGCCACCCGGTTGCCCGTTGGGGCGCGGGCCGTTGGGCCGACCATTGGCCGAGGCTCCGTTGGTGGGTGCCTGCTGGCGGGATTGGTTAGGCCGCGTGAGGGGCACACTAACGCCCGCCATGGCGTATTCGTGATCCGATACCACGGGAATCTGCTTCCCGATCAGCTTCTGAATGTCGCGCAGGTAAGCTTGTTCTTCTTCATCACAAAACGACATGGCACGGCCCTCATGACCGGCACGCCCAGTCCGGCCAATGCGGTGAACGTACGTTTCGGGAATGTTCGGAATTTCGTAGTTGATCACGCACGACAGCTCATCGACGTCGATACCCCGTGCCGCAATATCGGTGGCAATCAGCACGCGCAGTTCACCGCTTTTGAAACGGCTCAACGCCCGCTGACGCGCATTCTGCGACTTGTTGCCGTGGATGGCTTCGGCTTCGATACTTGCCTTGCGGAGGTCTTTTACCACATGATCGGCCCCGTGCTTGGTACGGGTAAACACCAGCGCCGAGCGGATAGACCGCTCCTGGAGTACATCGACCAACAGTTTTTTCTTGTTGGGCTTATCAACGAAATATACCACCTGATCAACCGTATCGGCTGTAGTCGACACCGGGGTGACCTCTACCTTGGCGGGTTTGTTCAGAATGGTGTCGGCCAGTTTGGCCACTTCGGGCGGCATGGTCGCCGAGAAAAACAACGACTGCCGACGGGTGGGCAATTGGGCAATCACCTTCCGCACGTCGTGGATAAAGCCCATGTCGAGCATCCGGTCGGCTTCGTCGAGCACAAACCGTTCGAGACTGCGGAGATTAATGTAGCCTTGGCCCATCAGGTCGAGCAAACGGCCGGGCGTAGCCACCAGAATGTCGATACCCGCGCGTAGGGCGTTTACCTGCGCGTGTTGCGACACTCCTCCGAAGATAACGGTATGGCGCAGGTTCATGTGCCGACCATAGGCGGCAATGCTCTCGTCGATCTGGATAGCGAGCTCGCGGGTCGGGGTCAGAATCAACGCCCGAATAGCACGGGGGCCTTTATTCGACAGCTTATTTTGATCGAGGAGTTGGAGAATCGGGATGGCAAACGCGGCCGTTTTTCCTGTACCGGTTTGGGCGATGCCCAGAAGATCCCGCTCTTCGAGCAGATACGGAATCGCTTGTTGCTGGATGGGGGTAGGAGTGGTGTAACCTTCAG
It includes:
- a CDS encoding aldo/keto reductase: MQSQTEKPALASGTITLGGDLTVNRMGYGAMRITGDGIWGPPRDHDEAIRVLKRCLDLGINFIDTADSYGPYVSEELIAEALHPYADDLVIGTKGALLRTGPNQWPVDGSRKHLEEALNGSLKRLKLEQIDLYQLHRFDDKVPSEEYLGFLKEAQQQGKIKHIGLSEVTVDQIKEAQQYFEVVSVQNMYSFGQQKWNSTLKYCEENNIAFIPWYPLGGGNLGAEAAVKRVAERHGATEYQIALAWLLAASPVMLLIPGTSSVKHLEENTAAAQIKLTDEDFQDMPLPH
- a CDS encoding ferritin-like domain-containing protein, which gives rise to MIKDEEIVESLNDLVKINNDRIQGYEKAVEDNEDSQLDSLFRHMIVQSQNFRSQLADHIVRIDGTAVSDATSTDVSSKIHRAWIDIKSALTGKDRDTVLSSVEFGESAAVEAYEDAIEDDHLPAYIKEQLQNQLSELRAALDKIKALRK
- a CDS encoding DEAD/DEAH box helicase, with product MTFSDLNLIEPILKALDAEGYTTPTPIQQQAIPYLLEERDLLGIAQTGTGKTAAFAIPILQLLDQNKLSNKGPRAIRALILTPTRELAIQIDESIAAYGRHMNLRHTVIFGGVSQHAQVNALRAGIDILVATPGRLLDLMGQGYINLRSLERFVLDEADRMLDMGFIHDVRKVIAQLPTRRQSLFFSATMPPEVAKLADTILNKPAKVEVTPVSTTADTVDQVVYFVDKPNKKKLLVDVLQERSIRSALVFTRTKHGADHVVKDLRKASIEAEAIHGNKSQNARQRALSRFKSGELRVLIATDIAARGIDVDELSCVINYEIPNIPETYVHRIGRTGRAGHEGRAMSFCDEEEQAYLRDIQKLIGKQIPVVSDHEYAMAGVSVPLTRPNQSRQQAPTNGASANGRPNGPRPNGQPGGGGNRNRNRNRRFGQPRRQEPKV